The following are encoded together in the Ezakiella massiliensis genome:
- a CDS encoding DUF1292 domain-containing protein yields the protein MDKKHEHGCGCEDGCCCEDEMQEYETVTLTYDNGDSEDFAVIDQFEIDGNEYVALLAVEEDSPLGEDIVIFKYIEGEDNNFTLEIIEDDDEFEKACDYFESLTD from the coding sequence ATGGATAAAAAACATGAACATGGATGTGGCTGTGAAGACGGTTGCTGCTGCGAAGATGAGATGCAAGAATACGAAACAGTTACTTTAACTTATGATAATGGAGATAGTGAAGACTTTGCTGTTATAGATCAGTTTGAGATTGATGGCAATGAATATGTTGCTTTATTGGCAGTAGAGGAAGATAGTCCTCTTGGAGAAGATATTGTTATTTTCAAATATATTGAAGGTGAAGACAACAACTTTACCCTTGAAATTATTGAAGATGATGATGAATTTGAAAAGGCTTGCGACTACTTTGAATCTTTAACTGATTAA
- a CDS encoding DUF6648 family protein, with protein sequence MLYRNKKGLFESFFENRSFLIAQLESGDLTKSQFLDANLEYLNRIGAKPFVKLDSMEKGIFNYQYYNIMAKYYTANAYEIELRGKHQKLAMSFRNKANDQYHKKNITISKMLKLVNYENVDSYYVKSKSKKLNNVLYEIVFYDYKEAIFHSTADWLLTILKENDCFIEGKYKSLIDDYINTRY encoded by the coding sequence TTGCTATATAGAAATAAAAAGGGTCTATTTGAAAGTTTTTTTGAAAACAGATCCTTTTTGATTGCACAATTAGAAAGCGGCGACTTAACTAAATCTCAATTTTTGGATGCAAATTTAGAGTACTTAAACCGAATAGGCGCCAAACCATTTGTCAAGTTGGACTCAATGGAGAAGGGCATATTTAATTATCAGTACTACAATATAATGGCCAAATATTATACAGCCAATGCATACGAGATAGAGTTAAGAGGCAAGCACCAAAAACTTGCTATGAGTTTTAGAAATAAAGCTAATGATCAATATCATAAAAAAAATATTACTATTTCTAAGATGTTAAAGCTTGTTAATTATGAAAATGTGGATTCATATTATGTAAAATCCAAAAGCAAAAAACTTAATAATGTCTTATATGAAATAGTTTTTTATGATTATAAGGAAGCGATTTTTCATTCAACGGCAGATTGGCTTTTAACAATTTTAAAAGAGAATGATTGCTTTATAGAGGGTAAATATAAATCGCTTATTGACGATTATATTAACACAAGATATTAA
- a CDS encoding polyribonucleotide nucleotidyltransferase → MERIFKTNLAGRELSVSIGKYAEQANGACFVRYGDTVLLVTATSSKTPREGIDFFPLSVEYEEKYYAAGKIPGGFIKREGRPSEHAILTARLIDRPLRPLFPEGYRNDVQIIASLLSNDPTCSSQVAAMIGSSIALSISDIPFNGPIAAVQMGYINNEYVVNPSADELEKSDLNLTVAGTHEAIMMVESGSNELSEDVVLEAILKAHDEIKKITEFISKIAKEVGKEKQEYTVFEVKKEVEEKINSNYREAMIQAMNHPDKMERLKQSSELIDRIKDEMGEEFPDDRASISAAIDQLQYNEVRHQILVDGIRPDLRAFDEIRPLSAEVGILPRTHGSGLFKRGQTQVLSVATLGVSDDAQVIDGMLDEYEKKYIHHYNFPPYSVGDTRPLRSPGRREIGHGALAERALIPVLPSEEEFPYTIRVVSEVLSSNGSSSQASVCGSTLALMDAGVPIKKPVAGIAMGLISGDDGKKVILTDIQGLEDHLGDMDFKVAGTRDGITALQMDIKISGIDRSVLEKALAQAKVARMQILDVIHGAIAEPRKEISKYAPRLIQMSIHPDKIREVIGPGGKVINQIIAETGVKIDIEDDGSVIIASVDSEMGEKAKSIIENIIKDVEVGEVYEGTVTKIMKFGAFVDVLNGKEGLLHISQIDNKRINEVEDVLKSGDKVTVKVIGIDNDGKIDLSRKVLLKDSDSDENQDKSEGQQHRRQRYTRDRSKND, encoded by the coding sequence ATGGAAAGAATTTTTAAAACCAACCTAGCGGGTCGAGAATTATCTGTATCGATTGGAAAGTATGCAGAGCAAGCAAACGGCGCATGTTTTGTAAGATATGGAGATACAGTATTACTTGTAACTGCTACAAGCTCAAAAACACCAAGAGAGGGTATTGACTTTTTCCCTCTAAGCGTTGAATACGAAGAAAAATATTATGCTGCAGGTAAAATCCCTGGAGGATTTATTAAGCGTGAAGGTAGACCAAGTGAGCATGCTATTTTGACTGCAAGATTAATTGATAGGCCTTTGAGACCACTTTTCCCAGAGGGATATAGAAATGATGTTCAAATCATTGCAAGCCTTTTATCAAATGATCCAACATGTTCAAGCCAAGTTGCTGCTATGATAGGATCTAGCATTGCACTTAGCATATCTGACATACCTTTTAATGGACCTATTGCTGCAGTTCAAATGGGATACATCAATAATGAATATGTTGTAAATCCATCAGCTGATGAATTGGAAAAGTCTGATTTAAATTTAACTGTTGCAGGAACTCATGAAGCTATTATGATGGTTGAATCTGGTTCTAATGAGCTTAGTGAAGATGTAGTGCTTGAAGCAATTTTAAAAGCCCATGATGAGATTAAAAAAATTACTGAATTTATTTCAAAAATTGCTAAAGAAGTTGGCAAAGAAAAACAAGAATATACTGTATTCGAAGTTAAAAAAGAAGTAGAAGAAAAGATAAATTCAAATTATAGAGAAGCTATGATTCAAGCTATGAATCATCCAGACAAAATGGAAAGACTCAAACAATCATCAGAATTAATTGATAGAATAAAAGATGAAATGGGAGAAGAATTTCCTGATGATAGGGCAAGTATAAGTGCCGCCATCGATCAATTACAATACAATGAAGTACGTCATCAAATTTTAGTAGATGGAATACGCCCTGATTTAAGAGCATTTGATGAAATTAGACCGCTGAGTGCTGAAGTAGGAATCCTTCCTAGAACACACGGTTCAGGTTTATTTAAACGTGGACAAACACAGGTACTAAGCGTTGCAACACTTGGAGTAAGTGACGACGCTCAAGTGATTGATGGGATGCTTGATGAATATGAGAAAAAATATATTCACCACTATAACTTCCCACCATATAGCGTTGGGGATACCAGACCATTAAGATCTCCTGGCAGAAGAGAAATTGGCCATGGTGCCTTAGCAGAAAGGGCTTTGATTCCTGTGCTTCCTTCAGAAGAAGAATTCCCATACACAATTAGAGTTGTATCTGAAGTATTGAGTTCAAATGGATCCAGCTCACAAGCTAGTGTTTGCGGTTCAACACTTGCTCTTATGGACGCAGGTGTACCGATTAAAAAACCAGTTGCTGGTATTGCTATGGGACTTATTTCAGGAGATGACGGTAAAAAAGTTATTTTAACTGATATTCAAGGACTAGAAGACCATCTTGGAGATATGGACTTCAAAGTTGCAGGTACTCGTGACGGTATTACTGCTCTTCAAATGGATATTAAAATATCAGGTATCGATAGATCTGTATTAGAAAAGGCTCTTGCACAAGCTAAAGTTGCAAGGATGCAAATTCTTGATGTAATTCATGGTGCAATTGCAGAGCCTCGTAAGGAAATTTCAAAATACGCTCCAAGGCTTATTCAAATGTCAATTCATCCTGATAAAATCAGAGAAGTTATTGGGCCTGGCGGAAAAGTTATTAATCAAATTATCGCCGAAACTGGTGTAAAGATTGACATTGAAGATGATGGATCAGTAATCATTGCAAGTGTTGATTCCGAAATGGGAGAAAAAGCAAAATCAATTATTGAAAATATTATCAAAGATGTCGAAGTTGGCGAAGTATACGAAGGTACCGTAACAAAAATTATGAAATTTGGCGCATTTGTTGACGTTTTAAATGGCAAGGAAGGCCTACTGCACATTTCCCAAATTGATAATAAGAGAATTAATGAAGTTGAAGATGTACTAAAGTCCGGTGATAAAGTTACTGTTAAGGTAATTGGCATTGATAATGACGGTAAAATAGATCTTTCTAGGAAAGTTTTACTAAAGGATTCAGATAGTGATGAAAATCAAGATAAATCTGAAGGTCAACAACACAGAAGACAAAGATACACCAGAGACAGGAGCAAAAATGACTAA
- the dut gene encoding dUTP diphosphatase yields MTKVKIVNKSNNDIPQYATSGSAGMDIRAFLDETVIIKAGEFKLIPTGIYVEIPVGYEIQIRARSGLAIKSGICLINGIGTIDADYRGEIGVGLVNLSKEDFVVNNGDRIAQMVLNKYETIDFELVDDLSKTERGDGGFGSTGIC; encoded by the coding sequence ATGACTAAGGTCAAAATTGTAAACAAGAGTAATAATGATATTCCTCAGTATGCAACAAGCGGTTCAGCTGGTATGGATATAAGAGCTTTCTTAGACGAGACTGTCATTATTAAAGCTGGTGAATTTAAGCTTATACCTACAGGTATTTATGTTGAAATACCTGTAGGCTATGAGATACAAATAAGGGCAAGATCTGGGCTTGCAATCAAGTCCGGTATTTGCCTTATAAATGGAATAGGAACTATCGACGCTGACTATAGAGGAGAAATTGGTGTGGGTTTGGTTAATTTATCCAAAGAAGATTTTGTCGTCAATAATGGCGATAGAATAGCACAGATGGTTCTAAACAAATATGAAACCATTGATTTTGAATTGGTTGATGATTTATCCAAGACAGAACGTGGTGATGGAGGATTTGGTTCAACAGGAATATGTTAG
- a CDS encoding undecaprenyl-diphosphate phosphatase gives MGIIQGVAEFLPISSSGHLVVFEKLLNIQEPGLFVAQMLHFGTFISVFIVFFNDIKNIIIEFFKMIYMLIKREKFKINSYQKLALLILVASVPTAIIALCFEDVFKVYYTNLKSISLMFLITAILLFVTDKYKGKGKSAHSLNYLSAIGIGMVQGLAIMPGISRSGSTIFAGTILDLDKNEAAKFSFLISLPATFGAFLFGLKDALKSGAEVSFSFNIIVGMITSMIVGVIAIKFLLSLLDKNKMSYFSIYLLFISIITFIIG, from the coding sequence ATGGGAATAATTCAAGGTGTGGCAGAATTTTTGCCAATTTCAAGCTCTGGTCACTTGGTTGTGTTTGAAAAACTTTTAAATATACAAGAACCAGGTTTATTTGTTGCGCAGATGCTTCACTTTGGAACTTTTATTTCCGTTTTCATTGTTTTTTTCAATGATATAAAAAATATAATAATTGAATTTTTTAAAATGATTTATATGCTAATAAAGAGGGAAAAGTTTAAAATTAATTCTTACCAAAAATTAGCTTTGTTAATACTTGTAGCATCTGTACCAACTGCTATCATTGCACTATGCTTTGAAGATGTTTTTAAGGTATATTACACAAATTTAAAATCAATTTCCCTTATGTTCTTAATAACAGCTATCCTGTTATTTGTAACTGACAAATATAAAGGAAAAGGGAAGTCTGCACATAGCTTAAATTATTTATCTGCTATTGGTATTGGTATGGTACAAGGCCTTGCAATAATGCCTGGAATAAGTAGGAGTGGATCAACAATTTTTGCTGGTACTATCTTAGACTTAGATAAAAATGAAGCTGCTAAATTTTCGTTTTTAATTAGTTTACCTGCTACCTTTGGTGCATTTTTATTTGGCCTTAAAGATGCTTTAAAGTCAGGTGCTGAAGTTAGTTTTAGTTTTAATATTATTGTTGGTATGATAACTTCAATGATTGTTGGCGTTATAGCAATTAAATTTTTACTAAGTTTATTAGACAAAAACAAAATGTCTTATTTTTCAATTTATTTATTATTTATTTCAATAATTACGTTTATAATAGGGTGA
- a CDS encoding DNA translocase FtsK 4TM domain-containing protein gives MLIPKTGIIGRYVNNFLKGVFGFMGRVLPFMLLYFSFCFLFPSMRKNRRKYIVPTLFIFFALIILFDVIQIKYNDFGDHFNQALKLSNDFKGGGWIGVILSHPVRKIAGDFGAYLLSTILVFVAIFLSFSVQKKDVIDGTDVIAEKIENKIKRSVNNVKDRARIVKDPGKALELENKFNDDIVFNEEEPSVSKNIDKILNIDGENTAVQDLDLDVNDESEEKKIPIYTKTIKTKGQDPIDQFSVLPEDETKEENAYVFPPLELLSLPQGKAAINKDIIARKSKIIEDTLASFGIEVSVESINRGPTITCYELKPATGVKISRIVNLQDDLAMALESKDIRIVAPIPGKNRVGIETPNDVKETLFLREILETDEFINSKDELPLVLGKDITGKTIVSSISDMPHLLIAGATGSGKSVCINSIILSIIYHSTPEEVKFILIDPKVVELSVYNNIPHLLIPVVTDSRKASVALDWAVTEMERRYGLFAKMGARDFKGYNAKAKESEDAEVLKKIVIIIDELADLMMVSGKEVEESIARLAQMARAAGMHLIVATQRPSVDVITGTIKANIPSRISFAVSSQIDSRTILDMAGAEKLLGRGDMLFLPGSASSPMRIQGTFVSDKEIENIIDFIKVNNDSQKYDKDVVDEVHNAPDPSESDFFDELFEDAVILVVKDNQGSISYLQRKLRIGYSRAARIIDRMEELGIVGPSEGSKPRKVLISLDQIDEVLHGKESKDDDK, from the coding sequence ATGCTTATACCGAAAACAGGAATTATTGGTAGGTATGTAAACAATTTTCTAAAAGGAGTATTTGGCTTTATGGGCAGGGTACTTCCTTTTATGCTATTATATTTTTCATTTTGCTTTTTATTTCCAAGCATGAGAAAAAATAGAAGAAAGTATATAGTCCCAACTTTATTTATTTTTTTTGCTTTAATAATTTTATTTGACGTTATTCAAATTAAATACAATGATTTTGGAGATCACTTTAATCAGGCCCTAAAGCTATCAAATGACTTTAAAGGGGGAGGCTGGATTGGTGTCATACTTTCTCACCCAGTAAGGAAAATCGCTGGAGATTTTGGAGCCTATTTGCTATCGACAATACTTGTATTTGTTGCAATATTTTTATCGTTCTCTGTACAAAAGAAAGATGTTATTGATGGTACAGATGTCATAGCTGAAAAAATTGAAAACAAAATTAAGAGATCAGTTAATAATGTTAAAGACAGGGCTAGAATTGTTAAAGATCCAGGAAAAGCTTTAGAACTTGAAAATAAATTTAATGATGATATTGTCTTTAATGAAGAAGAGCCAAGTGTTTCTAAGAATATTGATAAAATTTTAAATATTGATGGAGAAAATACAGCAGTCCAAGACCTTGATTTAGATGTTAATGATGAATCAGAAGAGAAGAAGATTCCAATATATACTAAGACTATTAAAACAAAGGGTCAAGATCCAATTGACCAGTTTTCTGTCTTACCTGAGGATGAGACCAAAGAAGAAAATGCTTATGTATTTCCTCCACTGGAACTTCTATCTTTACCACAAGGTAAAGCAGCTATAAACAAAGATATTATTGCTAGAAAATCTAAAATTATAGAAGATACATTGGCTAGTTTTGGAATTGAAGTTAGTGTAGAAAGCATTAACAGAGGGCCAACTATTACTTGCTATGAGCTTAAGCCAGCAACAGGTGTTAAAATAAGCAGGATTGTAAACCTTCAAGATGACCTAGCTATGGCCTTAGAAAGCAAAGATATAAGAATTGTTGCTCCAATTCCAGGTAAAAACAGAGTTGGAATAGAAACGCCTAATGATGTAAAGGAAACTCTTTTCTTACGTGAAATTTTGGAAACCGATGAATTTATAAACTCTAAAGATGAACTTCCTCTAGTATTAGGTAAGGATATCACTGGTAAAACAATTGTTTCTTCAATATCAGATATGCCACACTTGTTAATTGCAGGTGCAACTGGATCTGGTAAGTCGGTTTGTATAAACTCAATTATTTTAAGCATAATTTATCATTCAACTCCTGAAGAAGTTAAGTTTATTCTAATTGACCCAAAAGTTGTTGAATTAAGCGTATATAATAACATTCCTCATCTATTAATACCTGTTGTTACTGACTCTAGAAAGGCAAGTGTTGCTTTAGATTGGGCAGTAACAGAAATGGAAAGAAGATATGGACTCTTTGCAAAAATGGGAGCTAGAGATTTTAAAGGTTATAATGCAAAGGCCAAGGAAAGTGAAGATGCAGAAGTCCTTAAAAAAATTGTTATAATTATAGATGAATTAGCAGACTTAATGATGGTAAGCGGTAAGGAAGTAGAGGAATCTATAGCTAGACTTGCACAAATGGCTAGAGCTGCTGGCATGCACTTAATTGTTGCCACTCAAAGACCTTCTGTTGATGTTATCACTGGTACGATTAAAGCGAATATTCCATCAAGAATTTCCTTTGCAGTATCATCTCAAATTGACTCGAGAACGATTTTGGATATGGCAGGAGCTGAAAAACTTTTAGGTAGGGGAGACATGCTCTTCCTACCAGGTTCTGCATCAAGTCCAATGAGAATTCAAGGTACATTTGTTTCTGATAAAGAAATTGAAAATATTATTGATTTTATTAAAGTTAATAATGATAGCCAAAAATACGATAAAGATGTTGTGGATGAGGTACACAATGCACCTGATCCAAGTGAATCAGATTTCTTTGACGAATTATTTGAAGATGCTGTAATTTTAGTCGTAAAAGATAATCAGGGTTCAATTTCTTATTTACAAAGAAAATTAAGAATAGGATACTCAAGAGCAGCTAGAATTATAGATCGAATGGAAGAGTTAGGTATAGTTGGTCCTAGTGAGGGCAGCAAGCCAAGAAAAGTTTTGATATCTTTAGATCAAATAGATGAAGTCCTTCATGGAAAGGAAAGTAAAGACGATGATAAATAA
- the rimO gene encoding 30S ribosomal protein S12 methylthiotransferase RimO: MKSFMERKVKTMINKVYFLTLGCSKNDIDTECMISLLDKNKYKHTENFDEANIVIINTCSFILDAKEQSINSIIELGELKNQTFKYLLVAGCLGQRYPDQLLDEMEEIDGIIGTGQISNINEILDSTVNGERKAYVGSINAPYTENASRNDFKVTQYIKISEGCNNHCAYCVIPSLRGRMRSRSIENILNEARFLAQNGVKELILIAQNTSEYGTDIYGKPMLHELLHELNQIEDLHWIRILYMYPEGFYDELIDSIATCDKVVKYVDMPLQHISDNVLKAMNRHTDKKSICDLIIKLRERIPNIVIRSTFIVGFYNETREEFEELKEFIEEYKLDRIGAFCYSLEEGTRAYKYGDKISEVDKLLRQKELMLLQAEISERKLSEKVGLTFNCLIEDETKDAYIGRTYMDAPGIDGLIYINKDKALNIGEFYDIIITGNDSYDLYGKLVLKK, translated from the coding sequence ATGAAGTCCTTCATGGAAAGGAAAGTAAAGACGATGATAAATAAAGTTTATTTTCTTACATTGGGATGCTCTAAAAATGATATTGATACAGAATGCATGATTTCTCTTTTGGATAAAAATAAATACAAGCATACCGAAAATTTTGATGAAGCTAATATTGTTATAATTAATACCTGCAGTTTTATATTAGATGCAAAAGAGCAGTCTATTAACTCAATTATTGAGCTTGGAGAATTAAAAAATCAGACCTTTAAATATTTATTAGTTGCTGGCTGTTTGGGACAAAGATATCCGGATCAATTGCTCGATGAGATGGAAGAAATTGATGGGATTATAGGAACTGGTCAGATATCAAATATAAATGAAATTTTAGATTCTACTGTAAATGGTGAACGCAAAGCTTATGTAGGGTCGATAAATGCTCCTTACACCGAAAATGCATCAAGAAATGACTTTAAAGTGACTCAATACATTAAAATTTCAGAAGGCTGTAACAATCATTGTGCTTATTGCGTAATACCATCTCTACGCGGCCGAATGAGATCTAGATCAATTGAAAACATTTTAAATGAAGCTAGATTTTTAGCTCAAAACGGCGTAAAAGAACTTATTTTAATCGCACAGAATACTAGTGAATATGGAACAGATATTTACGGGAAACCAATGCTTCATGAATTATTACATGAGTTAAATCAAATAGAAGACCTGCATTGGATTAGAATTTTGTACATGTATCCAGAAGGCTTTTATGATGAATTAATAGATTCAATAGCCACATGCGACAAGGTCGTTAAATATGTTGATATGCCTTTGCAGCACATATCTGACAATGTTTTAAAAGCAATGAATCGCCATACTGATAAGAAAAGTATCTGTGATTTGATTATTAAGTTAAGAGAGCGGATACCGAATATTGTTATCAGATCTACATTTATAGTTGGCTTTTATAACGAGACCAGAGAAGAGTTTGAAGAATTAAAAGAGTTTATTGAAGAGTATAAGCTTGATAGAATAGGCGCATTTTGTTATTCCTTAGAAGAAGGAACAAGGGCTTACAAATATGGTGACAAGATCAGTGAAGTTGATAAGCTATTAAGACAAAAAGAGCTTATGCTTCTACAGGCTGAAATTTCTGAAAGAAAACTTTCTGAGAAAGTTGGTTTAACTTTTAATTGTTTGATTGAAGATGAAACAAAGGATGCTTATATAGGCAGAACTTATATGGATGCACCCGGTATTGATGGTTTAATATATATAAATAAAGATAAAGCTCTGAATATTGGCGAGTTTTATGATATAATTATTACTGGTAACGATAGTTACGATTTATATGGAAAGTTGGTGTTGAAAAAATGA
- the pgsA gene encoding CDP-diacylglycerol--glycerol-3-phosphate 3-phosphatidyltransferase codes for MNLPNKITIARMFLVPVLIVLYYMYPNTYAPAIIFIIASLTDMLDGYLARKNDQITAFGKFIDPLADKILAITALILFLESEILPAVPVIIVIYREFAVSGFRLVAANRGVTIAAGKTGKIKTALQFIGIAMILIAIGGDFNQLLSIGVITIYLSVVMTVVSFIVYIKDNIEVLK; via the coding sequence ATGAATTTACCAAATAAGATCACAATAGCTAGGATGTTCTTAGTACCTGTTCTAATCGTCTTATATTATATGTATCCAAATACTTATGCCCCTGCAATAATTTTTATCATTGCATCGCTTACTGATATGCTTGATGGATACCTTGCTCGTAAAAACGATCAGATAACAGCTTTTGGTAAATTTATTGATCCACTTGCTGATAAAATACTGGCAATTACTGCTCTTATTCTTTTTTTGGAAAGTGAGATTTTACCTGCTGTGCCAGTTATAATTGTAATTTATAGAGAGTTTGCTGTTAGCGGATTTAGATTAGTGGCTGCCAACAGGGGAGTTACAATCGCTGCAGGAAAAACTGGAAAGATAAAAACAGCCTTACAGTTTATTGGAATTGCAATGATTTTAATTGCTATAGGCGGGGACTTTAATCAACTTCTGAGTATTGGTGTAATTACAATTTATTTAAGTGTTGTAATGACGGTTGTATCTTTTATAGTTTATATTAAAGATAACATTGAGGTTTTAAAATAA
- a CDS encoding CinA family protein, whose translation MYDLDLLCKEIVDIAIKKELTISTAESFTAGLIASSIARIPGASNVLYGGAVTYMVEAKTMFLGIPRDYIETHGVVSKNVANQMAIQIRNKTASDFGIGTTGYAGPGEEAGHVFVSIADDKKVYNLEMNLSLSRNMVRLTASKTVLEKLLSIIREV comes from the coding sequence ATGTATGATTTAGATTTATTATGTAAGGAGATTGTTGATATAGCAATCAAAAAAGAATTGACAATTTCAACTGCAGAGAGTTTTACAGCAGGTCTTATTGCTTCGTCTATAGCCAGAATTCCTGGTGCATCAAATGTTTTATATGGTGGTGCAGTCACATATATGGTGGAAGCCAAGACAATGTTTTTAGGCATACCAAGAGATTATATAGAAACTCATGGAGTTGTAAGTAAAAATGTTGCTAATCAAATGGCTATACAAATCAGAAATAAAACTGCTTCTGACTTTGGCATTGGTACAACTGGATATGCAGGTCCAGGTGAAGAAGCGGGTCATGTATTTGTGTCTATAGCAGATGATAAAAAAGTTTATAATTTAGAGATGAATCTTTCTCTTTCAAGAAATATGGTTAGGTTAACTGCAAGTAAGACAGTTTTAGAGAAATTATTAAGTATTATTAGAGAGGTGTAG
- the recA gene encoding recombinase RecA, producing the protein MNEEKQKALDKALADITKQFGKGSVMRLGEKNSMKVAAIPTGSIDLDIALGIGGIPRGRIIEVYGPESSGKTTVSLHMIAEVQKLGGVAAFIDAEHALDPEYAQKLGVDIDNLIVSQPDYGEQALEIMESLVRSGAVDLIVVDSVAALVPKVEIDGEMSDLQIGAHARLMSKAMRKLAGAINISKTTCVFINQVREKVGVMFGNPETTTGGRALKFYSSVRIEVRRKETIKDKDEFIGSRTVAKVVKNKVAPPFKTAEFDIMYGEGISKAGDILTVAVKNDLIKKSGSWFSYEGDNIGQGAENAKAWLKENPEIMKQLDAQIRAAYGLAQVDANLNEPKESDE; encoded by the coding sequence ATGAACGAAGAAAAACAAAAAGCACTCGACAAGGCATTAGCGGACATAACTAAACAGTTTGGTAAAGGCTCTGTAATGAGACTTGGAGAAAAGAACTCCATGAAAGTCGCCGCTATACCAACTGGTAGCATTGATTTAGATATTGCCTTAGGTATCGGTGGTATTCCTAGAGGTAGAATTATTGAAGTTTATGGTCCAGAGTCATCAGGTAAGACAACAGTTAGTTTGCATATGATAGCAGAGGTTCAAAAACTTGGTGGAGTAGCTGCCTTTATTGATGCTGAGCATGCCCTAGACCCTGAATACGCCCAAAAATTAGGCGTTGATATAGATAACCTAATAGTATCACAACCAGACTATGGTGAACAGGCACTTGAAATTATGGAATCTCTAGTTAGAAGTGGAGCTGTAGATTTAATCGTAGTCGACTCAGTTGCTGCTCTCGTTCCTAAGGTAGAAATAGATGGTGAAATGAGTGACTTACAAATAGGCGCACATGCTAGACTTATGAGTAAGGCTATGAGAAAACTTGCAGGTGCTATTAATATATCAAAAACCACATGTGTTTTTATTAACCAAGTACGTGAAAAAGTTGGCGTTATGTTTGGCAACCCAGAAACAACTACAGGAGGAAGAGCTCTAAAGTTCTATTCATCCGTTAGAATTGAAGTTAGAAGAAAAGAAACTATTAAAGATAAGGATGAATTTATTGGTTCAAGAACAGTTGCTAAGGTTGTTAAAAACAAGGTTGCACCTCCATTTAAAACTGCTGAATTTGACATAATGTACGGCGAAGGGATATCAAAAGCTGGCGATATATTAACCGTTGCAGTAAAAAATGATCTCATTAAAAAGAGTGGCAGCTGGTTCTCTTATGAAGGGGATAATATTGGTCAAGGAGCTGAAAACGCAAAGGCTTGGTTGAAAGAAAATCCAGAAATAATGAAGCAACTTGACGCACAAATTAGAGCAGCTTACGGTCTTGCTCAAGTGGATGCTAATCTAAACGAACCAAAAGAATCTGATGAATAA